The following nucleotide sequence is from Kineobactrum salinum.
GACGGCAAGGGCGAAAGCGTGTGGCTGGCCTGGTTCCTGGTCGACAATCTCGAGCAGTTCGCGGGCCTGGCCAGGGACCGGGGCGACGAGGACTTCGCCGGGGAATGCCGTGACCAGGCGGCGCAGTTGCGCCGCCACATCGAGGAGCAGGCCTGGGACGGAGCCTGGTACCGGCGCGCTTATTTCGACGATGGCCGACCGCTCGGCTCCTCCGACAATGACGAATGCCAGATCGATTCAATCAGCCAGAGCTGGGCAGTTATCTCGAATGGCGGCGATCCACTGCGGGCGCGCCAGGCAATGACGGCGGTGGACCAGCGTCTGGTGCGGCGGGACAAGCAAATCATTCAGTTGCTGGATCCCCCTTTCGATACATCGGATCTGGAGCCCGGATACATCAAGGGTTACATACCCGGTGTACGCGAAAACGGAGGCCAGTACACCCACGCCGCGATCTGGGCGACCATGGCATTTGCCAGGATGGGCGACGGGGAGCGCGCCTGGGAGCTCTATGCCATGCTCAATCCCGTCCATCACGGCAGTACACCCGAGGCGATAGCACGGTACAAGGTCGAGCCCTATGTGATGTGCGCGGATATCTATGGCGTGGCACCACACACCGGACGCGGAGGCTGGACCTGGTACACCGGGGCAGCGGGCTGGATGTACCGGTTGACCGTGGAAACGCTGCTGGGCCTGCAGCTGGAAGTGGACCACCTGCGTATCGCACCCTGCATTCCGTCCGACTGGGACTCCTACAGGATCCACTACCGCTATCGTGAGACCGTTTACCACATTACCGTCAGGCGCGTCGGCGCGGCTTCGGCACAGCTCATTGGCGTGAGGCTGGATGGCACGGAATGTGCCGACCGGCGCATTCCCCTGGTCGATGACCGCCAGGAGCATTTCGCCGAGGTGGACCTTGCCTGATCGTGTATGCTCATCAATGGGGACGATGAAACAGCTGTTGCTGGACGCTGAGGTCGACGCAATGCGGCGCATGTCGGGCGGGGGAAATCGGGACAGTAGTTACCCGAAGTTGGCAAACACGCCCAGAGGATGACGGGCCCGGGCCACGGAAACAATAAACCCATATACCAGCAGGGCCGACAACCAGTATCCGCAGCGGACGGCCGGGCTCCACCCCGGCCGGAATGCGATTATTCCAAGGGCAATATAGACCACCAGCAGGACCACCTTGGTGGTCAGCCAGCCGTGAACAAAGGGGTACTGATGCACGAGCGTGGTCAGTATCAATGCGGCGATCAATAATATGGTGTCGACCACCTGGCTGAAGCGGCGCATGGGGGCAGAAAGCGGCCAATTTCCGCCAAGTATCAAACCCATGCCCCGCGCCGCGAACAATCCGCCGCTGATAAACACAGCGGTGATATGAACCGCCCGGACTTCGGAGTATAAGTCGAGCATATCAGATGATCCGTATCTCACAAGTGTCTCAGCGGCCGGCCTCGTCAGCGGAAGCTGCATTGGTGAGTTCTGTCAGCCCCAGCAATTGATATATTTCCGGTTCATTTGCTCCGGGTAGCAGATCCGCCAGGGTGTAGCGGTCCAGCGTCGAAAAAAAGGCGTTGAGTGCTTCTCCCAGAATCCGCTTGAGTTTGCAGCTCGGTGTGATAACACAGTTGGAGCTGTTGCCAAAACACTCCACCAGTTCAAGATCCTGCTCAAGTTCCCGCACCAGCGTTCCTACATTGATGTCTTTCGGCGTACGACCCAATCGCATTCCGCCGTTTTTGCCGCGGATCGCCTGCAGATAACCCTTGGCGGACAATTCCTGCACCACCTTCATCAGGTGGTTTTTGGAAATGTTGTAGGCGCCTGCGACTTCCCCGATGGTGGAGAGCGCGTCACCCTTTAGCGCCGCGTAGAGCAGCACACGAAGAGAGTAATCCGTATATCGGGTAATACGCATTGATCCATGTCCTGAAAAGTGTGTTACTGCGGCTTATCCCGGTCGCCCGTCGGGGCGGGGGGCCGCCAGCACAGGCGCGTACAGCAGCACGAACAGGCTGAAAGCCACCACCCAGGACAGGGCGGAAAGGCTGACTCCCAGCCGGTAATCCAGCAGACCCGCGGCAGCCAGGAGACGCAAAACCGCCGCGCCTGTAATGGCGATATAAGCGAACACGGCAAAACGCTGCAATTGCAATGGCCGACCGGTGTGACCGACTGCCACCCGGGTCATCACACCCAGAATGAGCGTGCCGATACCGCCCACGCCGAGGGCGTGCTGCCATACAGTGGGGGCTATTGTATCTGTAAAAGCACTCGCGCCGCGCAGCAACAGCGCAACAACAACCCAAAGATAAGCCAGGTGCAATATCCACAGCAGCGGTTCGCGTGCAGTTTTCCAGCCGGCCCAGCCCGCCAATCGTACACCGTTGGCCGCGCCAGCCAGCAGAGCTGCGGCCGAGGCAGCCTGGATGGGGAGGGGGAGCCAGTCTACCAGCAGCAGGAGCACCACGCTGCCCAGAGAAGCGAACTCGAGCCAGCGGAACGTTTTGACCGCCTCGGGATTGTGACCGTTCGAGCGCAGCCAGTTGGAGGAAAACGCCGGGATAATACGGCCTGCGATGACCACGATCAGCACAGTGACAAGGTCGAGGCCCAGCAGTTGACCTGTTTGCAACAGGCCGGTCTTCCCGGTCGCAAAGCCAATCTGCATATACAGGTTGCCGATGAACAGCAGTGTGAGCACCGCCACCAGGACCAGATTGCGGCGGTTTTGGTGGCTGATCAGCACATGCGCCATATATATTGCCAGTACCGGCAGGAAAGCCAGATCCACCACCGCCACCAGCCATCCAGGCAACCAGCCGGCAAACCACATGGCCAGCCTCCCTGCCAGCCAAAGCAGCAGCAGAGACAGTAGACCCAGGCCCTGCAGGGGATGGGCGCCGGTCCAGTTGGTCATGGCGGTCAACACAAAGCCGGCAATGGCGGCTGCTACGAAGCCGTAGAGCATTTCATGGCTATGCCACTGCAATGGCGACCAGCCGAGCGGTATTGGCCAGCCGCCGAACAAAAAGGCAATCCAGCCCAATACCACTACTATGGCGTAAATTCCCGCAAGCAGGAAGAACGGCCGGAAAGGGTGTGCCAGCAGGACGGGGACGCCCATGGTATTGGCATTATTCATCGACAACTTCTCCGCCGTTGGGACGTGTAAGCAAGAATACCGCGACACAGATAAACAGGATGGCGGTAAGCCATAACACCGCCGCGCTCGATTCGACCAGCCACAGTCCAGCCCAACTCGCTATCAATAGCCCTGTGGCGGTACATTTGGCCCGCAATGGTACCGCGCGCTGTTCGCGCCAGGCCTTCAGTACCGGACCAAACGTCGGGTGAGTGTGCAGCCATGTGTTCAGGCGGGGAGAGCCCTTGGGCGCCGCCCATGCGGCAAGCAAAAGAAAAGGCGTCGTAGGTACCAGCGGCAGCACGGTTCCCGCTGCGCCGAGGCCGATACTGCACCAGGCGAGCGCCCGCCAGAACAGGCCGGAAGCGGATGTTTGGCCGTTGAGGTTTGGCATCTCTCACGATCCTCGTTACGCAACCTGTTTCACTATTCCCCGATCGGGGTGATAGCCCAGGCTGTTCTGCAAGAACCTGTCGAGGTAGATAGTCTACCCCTCTTGAAGATGTATTTACAATACATGTTAATGATGTATTTT
It contains:
- a CDS encoding SirB2 family protein produces the protein MQLPLTRPAAETLVRYGSSDMLDLYSEVRAVHITAVFISGGLFAARGMGLILGGNWPLSAPMRRFSQVVDTILLIAALILTTLVHQYPFVHGWLTTKVVLLVVYIALGIIAFRPGWSPAVRCGYWLSALLVYGFIVSVARARHPLGVFANFG
- a CDS encoding Rrf2 family transcriptional regulator — its product is MRITRYTDYSLRVLLYAALKGDALSTIGEVAGAYNISKNHLMKVVQELSAKGYLQAIRGKNGGMRLGRTPKDINVGTLVRELEQDLELVECFGNSSNCVITPSCKLKRILGEALNAFFSTLDRYTLADLLPGANEPEIYQLLGLTELTNAASADEAGR
- a CDS encoding NnrS family protein: MNNANTMGVPVLLAHPFRPFFLLAGIYAIVVVLGWIAFLFGGWPIPLGWSPLQWHSHEMLYGFVAAAIAGFVLTAMTNWTGAHPLQGLGLLSLLLLWLAGRLAMWFAGWLPGWLVAVVDLAFLPVLAIYMAHVLISHQNRRNLVLVAVLTLLFIGNLYMQIGFATGKTGLLQTGQLLGLDLVTVLIVVIAGRIIPAFSSNWLRSNGHNPEAVKTFRWLEFASLGSVVLLLLVDWLPLPIQAASAAALLAGAANGVRLAGWAGWKTAREPLLWILHLAYLWVVVALLLRGASAFTDTIAPTVWQHALGVGGIGTLILGVMTRVAVGHTGRPLQLQRFAVFAYIAITGAAVLRLLAAAGLLDYRLGVSLSALSWVVAFSLFVLLYAPVLAAPRPDGRPG
- a CDS encoding YbaN family protein, giving the protein MPNLNGQTSASGLFWRALAWCSIGLGAAGTVLPLVPTTPFLLLAAWAAPKGSPRLNTWLHTHPTFGPVLKAWREQRAVPLRAKCTATGLLIASWAGLWLVESSAAVLWLTAILFICVAVFLLTRPNGGEVVDE